A DNA window from Streptomyces sp. B21-083 contains the following coding sequences:
- a CDS encoding SDR family oxidoreductase — protein MSGICRDRVVVVTGGGQGLGREHALALAAEGARVVVNDLGEAAKAVVEEIEAAGGTAVADLGDVSDWGYAERLIGRAVDEFGGLHALVNNAGINRDRMLVSMTEADWDLVVKVDLKGHAAPLRHAAAYWREMSKQGRPVDARIVNTSSGAGLSGSVGQGNYGAAKAGIAALTVIAAAELARYGVTVNAIAPSARTPMTEAVEAFAEQMRAPESGFDAPHPGNVSPLVVWLASAGSGDVTGRVFEVEGGTIGLADGWQHGPRRVRDRRWTPAETGPAVRELLTEAPPPTPVYGT, from the coding sequence GTGAGCGGAATCTGTCGGGACCGGGTCGTCGTCGTCACCGGAGGGGGGCAGGGTCTGGGGCGCGAGCACGCCCTCGCGCTGGCGGCCGAGGGAGCGCGGGTCGTGGTCAACGACCTGGGCGAGGCCGCGAAAGCCGTGGTCGAGGAGATCGAGGCCGCCGGGGGCACCGCTGTCGCCGACCTGGGCGACGTCAGCGACTGGGGTTACGCGGAGCGGCTGATCGGGCGGGCGGTCGACGAGTTCGGCGGGTTGCACGCGCTGGTGAACAACGCGGGCATCAACCGCGACCGGATGCTGGTCTCCATGACCGAGGCGGACTGGGACCTGGTCGTGAAGGTCGACCTCAAGGGGCATGCGGCACCGCTGCGGCACGCTGCCGCGTACTGGCGGGAGATGAGCAAACAGGGCAGGCCGGTCGACGCCAGGATCGTCAACACCAGCTCGGGTGCCGGGCTGTCGGGCAGTGTCGGCCAGGGCAACTACGGCGCCGCGAAGGCGGGTATCGCGGCGCTCACCGTGATCGCCGCCGCCGAACTGGCCCGGTACGGCGTCACCGTGAACGCGATCGCGCCCTCCGCCCGGACTCCGATGACCGAGGCGGTCGAGGCGTTCGCCGAGCAGATGCGGGCACCGGAGTCCGGCTTCGACGCCCCGCACCCCGGCAACGTCTCACCCCTGGTGGTGTGGCTGGCCTCCGCGGGGTCGGGCGACGTCACCGGCCGCGTCTTCGAGGTCGAGGGCGGCACGATCGGCCTCGCCGACGGCTGGCAGCACGGCCCCAGGCGGGTCCGCGACCGCCGCTGGACTCCCGCCGAGACAGGCCCGGCGGTACGCGAACTGCTCACCGAAGCACCCCCACCCACACCGGTGTACGGCACCTGA
- the wecB gene encoding non-hydrolyzing UDP-N-acetylglucosamine 2-epimerase yields the protein MPRIVCVAGARPNYMKIKPVMDALESRGAEVVLVHTGQHYDPAMNDVFFADLGIRPPDRFLGVGSGSHAEQTGRVMTAFEPLLDEVSPDIVVVVGDINSTLACALVTAKAGPLLAHVESGLRSRDWSMPEEVNRVATDRVSDYLLAPSPDAAENLRAEGYRDDQIHLVGNVMIDTLLANLERARASSVLDEYGLAKGEYGLVTLHRPANVDDPEVLTGLLKALGEIAGRLPLVLPVHPRASRRLAEIGVPGGIRLVPPAGYLDFIALQDSARVVLTDSGGIQEETTALGVSCVTLRDNTERPITVEQGTNVLAGRDPARIVSTVNGVLDAPPAPRRPELWDGHASDRIADVLLEGGTASTRRRPTDLPRTKDRTFPI from the coding sequence ATGCCGCGCATCGTCTGCGTCGCCGGGGCGCGCCCCAACTACATGAAGATCAAACCGGTGATGGACGCCCTGGAGAGCCGGGGCGCCGAGGTCGTCCTCGTCCACACCGGCCAGCACTACGACCCGGCCATGAACGACGTGTTCTTCGCCGACCTCGGCATCCGTCCGCCCGACCGCTTCCTCGGGGTCGGTTCGGGCAGCCACGCCGAGCAGACCGGCCGCGTGATGACCGCGTTCGAGCCGCTCCTCGACGAGGTGTCCCCGGACATCGTCGTGGTGGTCGGGGACATCAACTCCACCCTGGCCTGCGCCCTGGTCACCGCGAAGGCCGGGCCGCTGCTCGCCCATGTCGAGTCGGGTCTGCGCAGCCGCGACTGGAGCATGCCGGAGGAGGTCAACCGCGTCGCCACCGACCGGGTCAGCGACTATCTGCTGGCCCCCTCCCCCGACGCCGCCGAGAACCTGCGCGCGGAGGGTTACCGGGACGACCAGATCCACCTGGTCGGCAACGTCATGATCGACACGTTGCTGGCCAACCTGGAGCGGGCCAGGGCCTCGTCCGTCCTGGACGAATACGGCCTGGCCAAGGGCGAGTACGGCCTCGTCACCCTGCACCGCCCGGCCAATGTGGACGACCCCGAGGTGCTCACCGGGCTGCTGAAGGCCCTCGGGGAGATCGCCGGGCGTCTTCCGCTCGTGCTGCCCGTGCATCCGCGCGCCTCGCGGCGGCTGGCCGAGATCGGCGTCCCCGGGGGCATCCGGCTCGTACCGCCCGCCGGATACCTGGACTTCATCGCCCTCCAGGACTCCGCTCGCGTCGTGCTGACCGACTCCGGTGGCATCCAGGAGGAGACCACCGCGCTGGGCGTGTCCTGTGTGACTCTGCGGGACAACACCGAGCGGCCCATCACCGTCGAGCAGGGCACCAATGTGCTGGCGGGCCGGGATCCGGCGCGGATCGTGTCCACCGTGAACGGGGTACTGGACGCTCCGCCCGCGCCGCGCAGACCCGAACTGTGGGACGGCCACGCGAGCGACCGCATCGCGGACGTGCTGCTGGAGGGGGGCACCGCCAGCACGCGGCGGCGACCGACCGACCTGCCGAGAACCAAGGATCGAACGTTCCCCATATGA
- a CDS encoding acyl-CoA dehydrogenase family protein: MRFAVTERDAALAEAAGEVLAKQAGAEQIRAGWPGGRTEIVDAVWRTLAGVGVAGALVAEGADGLGLDENALPPLMEALGRCGLPVPAAETVAVGAPLLAAAGAPQLPSVIGGSALLTVSLTPAAPVPFAARAELIAVADKEQLRLYTRDEVETEPVESVDGSRQLALVRVPAGGGLLLAEGPAELAVAYRRGVLATAALLVGLSGRMLEMTVAHVRERHQFGVPVGSFQAVKHALADVELAVRFARPAVLAAGWAQAARDPEAAVRTSMAKVLASEAARQAARTAIQCHGAMGYTTEYDLHLYAKRAWALAADWGGPAEHREFIARRLGLAGAAGYVVEGAGT; encoded by the coding sequence ATGCGCTTCGCCGTGACCGAACGGGACGCGGCTCTCGCCGAGGCCGCCGGTGAGGTGCTGGCCAAGCAGGCCGGCGCCGAGCAGATCCGGGCCGGGTGGCCGGGTGGCCGCACCGAGATTGTCGACGCCGTGTGGCGCACCCTGGCCGGAGTAGGTGTCGCCGGCGCGCTGGTCGCCGAGGGAGCCGACGGCCTCGGCCTCGACGAGAACGCGCTTCCGCCGTTGATGGAGGCTCTGGGCCGCTGTGGCCTGCCGGTCCCCGCCGCCGAGACGGTGGCCGTGGGCGCCCCTCTGCTCGCCGCCGCGGGCGCGCCCCAACTCCCGTCCGTCATCGGGGGATCGGCGCTGCTCACGGTGTCTCTCACTCCCGCTGCTCCGGTCCCCTTCGCCGCGCGCGCCGAGTTGATCGCCGTAGCTGACAAGGAACAGCTGCGCCTGTACACGCGTGACGAGGTGGAGACCGAGCCCGTCGAATCGGTCGACGGCTCACGGCAGTTGGCCCTGGTCCGGGTGCCGGCGGGCGGTGGGCTGTTGCTGGCCGAGGGGCCCGCCGAGTTGGCCGTCGCCTACCGGCGCGGGGTGCTGGCCACGGCCGCCCTGCTGGTCGGGCTCTCCGGGCGGATGCTCGAAATGACCGTGGCGCATGTCCGGGAGCGGCACCAGTTCGGCGTACCGGTCGGTTCGTTCCAGGCGGTCAAGCACGCCCTGGCCGATGTGGAGCTGGCGGTGCGGTTCGCCCGGCCGGCGGTCCTCGCGGCGGGCTGGGCCCAGGCGGCCCGGGATCCGGAGGCCGCCGTACGGACATCGATGGCGAAGGTACTCGCCTCGGAGGCGGCCAGGCAGGCGGCCCGTACGGCGATCCAGTGCCACGGTGCCATGGGGTACACCACCGAGTACGACCTCCATCTGTACGCGAAACGGGCCTGGGCGCTGGCCGCCGACTGGGGCGGGCCCGCCGAGCACCGGGAGTTCATCGCGCGCCGGCTGGGACTCGCCGGGGCGGCCGGCTATGTCGTTGAAGGGGCGGGAACGTGA
- a CDS encoding nucleotide sugar dehydrogenase has translation MRVVVVGQGYVGLPLAIRAAEVGHEVIGYDVDSRRIKTLAAGESFVEDVSSQRIRAALDNGSYRPSEAARDCGGFDMAVVTVPTPLHEGTPDLRYIRDSAATLARYLRPGATVVLESTTYPGTTQELFAPILEDGSGLTAGTDFHLGYSPERIDPGNAVWGFKETPKVVSGVNEASLKAVQDFYAQLVDTTVPVSSPKEAELAKLLENTFRHVNIALVNEIAMFAHHLDIDVWQAIDAASTKPFGFMKFTPGPGVGGHCLPIDPSYLSWRVQRELGQSFRFVELANDINNHMPEYVARRISDLFNERRRSVNGSRILLLGLAYKKNTSDARESPALRISQLLLDMGAQVRAADPHVVESLPVDSRLVRVELTPDELTAADVVVLLTDHDSFDYELVAEHAPFVLDCRRRLSSGPTIEVL, from the coding sequence ATGCGCGTCGTCGTGGTCGGACAGGGATACGTCGGTCTGCCGCTGGCCATCCGAGCCGCCGAGGTCGGACACGAGGTGATCGGCTACGACGTCGACTCCCGGCGGATCAAGACCCTCGCCGCCGGTGAGTCGTTCGTCGAGGACGTGTCCTCCCAGCGGATCCGCGCGGCACTGGACAACGGCTCGTACCGCCCGAGCGAAGCGGCCCGCGACTGCGGCGGTTTCGACATGGCCGTGGTGACCGTCCCGACTCCTTTGCACGAGGGCACTCCCGACCTGCGCTACATCAGGGACTCGGCGGCCACCCTGGCCCGGTATCTGCGCCCCGGAGCGACCGTCGTCCTGGAGTCGACGACGTATCCCGGGACCACGCAGGAGCTGTTCGCGCCGATCCTGGAGGACGGCTCGGGCCTGACCGCGGGTACCGACTTCCACCTCGGGTACAGCCCGGAGCGGATCGACCCCGGAAACGCCGTCTGGGGCTTCAAGGAGACCCCGAAGGTCGTCTCCGGGGTCAACGAGGCCTCGCTCAAGGCCGTTCAGGACTTCTACGCGCAACTCGTCGACACCACCGTGCCGGTGAGCTCGCCGAAGGAGGCCGAACTCGCCAAGCTCCTGGAGAACACCTTCCGGCATGTGAACATCGCGCTGGTCAACGAGATCGCGATGTTCGCCCACCACCTGGACATCGACGTCTGGCAGGCCATCGACGCGGCCTCCACCAAGCCGTTCGGCTTCATGAAGTTCACGCCAGGACCGGGTGTCGGCGGCCACTGCCTGCCGATCGACCCCTCGTACCTGTCCTGGCGGGTACAGCGTGAACTCGGCCAGAGTTTCCGCTTCGTGGAGCTGGCCAACGACATCAACAACCACATGCCCGAGTACGTGGCGCGTCGGATCAGCGACCTCTTCAACGAGAGACGCCGTTCAGTGAACGGCTCACGCATCCTGCTGCTCGGCCTCGCGTACAAGAAGAACACCAGTGACGCCCGCGAGTCGCCGGCCCTGCGCATCTCCCAGCTCCTGCTCGACATGGGGGCGCAGGTCAGGGCCGCGGACCCGCACGTGGTCGAGAGTCTGCCGGTGGACAGCCGCCTGGTGCGGGTCGAACTGACCCCGGACGAGCTGACGGCCGCCGATGTGGTGGTCCTGCTCACCGACCACGACAGCTTCGACTACGAACTCGTGGCCGAACACGCCCCCTTTGTCCTCGACTGCCGCCGCCGGCTGTCGTCGGGACCCACGATCGAGGTGCTCTGA
- a CDS encoding acyl-CoA dehydrogenase family protein — protein sequence MDLTWSPEEEAFRQEAREWLAANVPKRPLPSGDTRGGFAAHLEWERALFEARWSVVSWPEAYGGRDASLWQWLVFEDEYHRAGAPARVTQNGIFLLAPTVFAFGTEEQRRRVLPRMAAAQDLWAQGWSEPGAGSDLAGIRSRAVRDEGAGGWRLTGQKTWTTRGAFCTHLFGLFRTDPAAERHRGLTYFLVSLDAPGVTVRGFERLDGDEGFAEVFLDDVLVPDADVLGGVGEGWRVAMATTGSERGLTLRSPGRFLHTADRLLDLARAAGPRTHRDRVVQSWIEAQAYELFTLEQVTSIVEGRQIGAESSLNKLFWSQLDIALHETAADLLGAEAEVDGPWSRGFLFSLAGPIYAGTNEIQRNIVAERLLGLPRR from the coding sequence GTGGATCTCACGTGGAGTCCTGAGGAGGAGGCCTTCCGGCAGGAGGCGCGGGAGTGGCTCGCGGCGAACGTGCCCAAGCGCCCGCTGCCTTCCGGTGACACCCGTGGGGGGTTCGCCGCCCATCTGGAGTGGGAGCGGGCACTGTTCGAAGCCCGCTGGTCGGTCGTGTCCTGGCCCGAGGCGTACGGCGGCCGGGACGCGTCACTGTGGCAGTGGCTGGTGTTCGAGGACGAGTACCACCGGGCCGGGGCGCCCGCCAGGGTCACTCAGAACGGCATCTTCCTGCTGGCCCCGACCGTGTTCGCGTTCGGTACGGAGGAGCAGCGGCGGCGCGTTCTGCCGAGGATGGCCGCCGCGCAGGATCTGTGGGCGCAGGGCTGGTCCGAGCCGGGCGCGGGCAGCGACCTCGCCGGCATCCGCAGCCGGGCGGTCCGCGACGAGGGGGCCGGGGGCTGGCGGCTGACCGGCCAGAAGACCTGGACGACCCGCGGCGCCTTCTGCACACACCTGTTCGGCCTCTTCCGCACGGACCCGGCCGCGGAGCGCCACCGCGGCCTCACCTACTTCCTCGTCTCCCTGGACGCACCCGGTGTGACGGTCCGCGGCTTCGAACGCCTCGACGGCGACGAGGGGTTCGCCGAGGTCTTCCTCGACGACGTCCTCGTGCCCGACGCCGATGTGCTCGGCGGGGTCGGGGAAGGCTGGCGGGTGGCGATGGCGACTACCGGGTCCGAGCGCGGGCTGACCCTGCGCTCCCCCGGCCGCTTCCTGCACACGGCCGACCGTCTGCTCGATCTGGCGCGGGCGGCCGGGCCGAGGACACATCGGGACCGGGTCGTGCAGTCGTGGATCGAGGCCCAGGCCTATGAGTTGTTCACCCTGGAACAGGTGACCTCGATCGTCGAGGGCCGGCAGATCGGCGCCGAGTCCAGCCTGAACAAGCTGTTCTGGTCCCAGCTCGACATCGCGCTGCACGAGACGGCCGCCGACCTGCTCGGTGCCGAGGCCGAGGTCGACGGTCCCTGGAGCCGGGGGTTCCTCTTCTCGTTGGCCGGCCCCATCTACGCCGGGACCAACGAGATCCAGCGCAACATCGTCGCCGAGCGGCTGCTCGGCCTGCCGAGGAGGTGA
- a CDS encoding chain length determinant protein, translating into MDLAEIFRVMRRRWYVLLPGLLLTAGLVAAVVLVVPVTYQSQSTVQLLNSPKATVAYGGNPFLSTQTSLTGMADSLARNLNSDDSVRELKSRGATGTFEAKIADNAQGPLMWLTVTGTGKASVLASDRILTAYAKDRLEQFQKQQSVEPKAMIQMMTIVVPQPPMAQTKTRLEYMIMAGGGGLVLTLAACFYVEARRRSRPPVRPEEPEQPAEVPEPAAEPRVTAPRPSAEESPAERTIALRTPPAWARSAVNSPPAEPRTGRTATVVAPAAEPLDEESTHGQRPHTGQRDR; encoded by the coding sequence ATGGATCTCGCTGAGATCTTCCGGGTCATGCGCAGGCGTTGGTACGTCCTGCTGCCCGGACTGCTGCTGACCGCCGGTCTGGTGGCCGCCGTGGTGCTGGTGGTTCCGGTCACCTATCAGTCGCAGAGCACGGTGCAGCTTCTGAACTCCCCGAAGGCCACCGTCGCCTACGGCGGCAACCCCTTCCTGAGCACGCAGACCTCGCTCACCGGCATGGCCGACAGCCTTGCCCGCAACCTCAACTCCGACGACTCCGTCAGGGAACTCAAGTCCCGTGGCGCCACCGGTACGTTCGAGGCCAAGATCGCCGACAACGCCCAGGGGCCGCTCATGTGGCTCACGGTCACCGGCACCGGCAAGGCCTCCGTCCTGGCCTCGGACCGCATTCTGACCGCGTATGCCAAGGACCGGCTGGAGCAGTTCCAGAAGCAGCAGTCGGTCGAACCGAAGGCCATGATCCAGATGATGACGATCGTGGTCCCGCAGCCGCCGATGGCGCAGACCAAGACCCGGCTCGAGTACATGATCATGGCCGGGGGCGGGGGTCTGGTCCTGACCCTGGCCGCCTGTTTCTACGTGGAGGCACGCCGCCGGTCGCGTCCGCCGGTGCGGCCGGAAGAACCCGAGCAGCCGGCCGAAGTCCCCGAACCGGCCGCCGAACCCCGTGTCACCGCCCCTCGGCCGTCGGCCGAGGAGTCGCCCGCGGAACGGACCATCGCCCTGCGGACGCCGCCCGCCTGGGCACGGTCCGCCGTGAACAGTCCCCCCGCGGAGCCGAGGACGGGACGGACCGCCACGGTCGTGGCACCCGCCGCCGAGCCGCTCGACGAGGAGTCGACTCATGGACAGCGTCCGCACACCGGACAGCGAGACCGCTGA
- a CDS encoding cytochrome P450 has product MKSQWGDGGSVDLDDTRLEEMTPEPLLTRDYETRPALVYERLRQRHGPVAPVDLLGVPAWLVLGYKESLQVLQDDDGWPKGLEKWRARSEGRVPSDWPLGPSLEVNHVLIQGGPGYRPLRAAWDVALKPFQDPAHPQAKGLKRAVTAYADELISLMGQGGGTGLADLSAQFSRPLPLMVASRLLGFPGSQGDDALMDMWRVLDAGPDAEPALERLLATLAELAAVKLDKPGDDFPSYLIAAHPGLSLDELARELFMLLGMTSDHVGILVSNTVVEVISGEGGVRASLSAGMVRETMNRVVMRKPPLVNFVPRFAARDAVLGNYTIRAGDPVWVSSAAAHADPLFAENVCPSTTVSTRAHLSWGAGPRQCPARELASTVASVGVGRLFERFSHLDLALPVDQLPWRSSPFMRGLRSLPVRYELAPVPERRLAYDQAGPSAETELPDPSARQRSSLWRYLTGLIRTGR; this is encoded by the coding sequence ATGAAATCCCAGTGGGGCGACGGCGGATCCGTGGACCTGGACGACACACGGCTGGAGGAGATGACCCCTGAACCGCTGCTGACCAGGGACTACGAGACGCGTCCGGCGCTCGTGTACGAACGGCTGCGGCAGCGGCACGGCCCGGTCGCACCGGTCGACCTGCTGGGCGTGCCCGCCTGGCTGGTCCTGGGCTACAAGGAGTCGCTCCAGGTACTCCAGGACGACGACGGCTGGCCGAAGGGACTTGAGAAGTGGCGGGCCCGCTCGGAGGGCAGAGTGCCGTCCGACTGGCCGCTCGGACCGTCCCTCGAGGTCAACCATGTGCTGATCCAGGGCGGCCCCGGCTACCGGCCGCTGCGGGCGGCGTGGGACGTGGCGCTGAAACCGTTCCAGGATCCGGCCCACCCGCAGGCGAAGGGGCTCAAGAGGGCCGTCACCGCATACGCCGACGAACTGATCAGCCTGATGGGCCAGGGCGGCGGTACGGGCCTCGCGGATCTGTCCGCCCAGTTCTCCCGGCCCCTGCCGCTGATGGTCGCCAGCCGCCTGCTGGGCTTCCCCGGTTCGCAGGGCGACGACGCGCTGATGGACATGTGGCGGGTGCTGGACGCCGGCCCCGACGCGGAGCCCGCTCTGGAGCGGCTGCTCGCGACACTGGCCGAACTCGCGGCGGTGAAACTGGACAAGCCCGGGGACGACTTCCCCTCGTACCTGATTGCCGCGCACCCGGGGCTCTCGCTCGACGAACTGGCCCGCGAGCTGTTCATGCTGCTGGGCATGACCTCCGACCACGTCGGCATCCTCGTCTCCAACACGGTGGTCGAGGTCATCTCGGGCGAGGGCGGGGTACGGGCCAGTCTGTCCGCCGGGATGGTCCGGGAGACGATGAACCGGGTCGTCATGCGCAAGCCGCCGCTGGTCAACTTCGTGCCCCGCTTCGCTGCCAGGGACGCCGTGCTGGGCAACTACACGATCCGCGCGGGCGACCCGGTGTGGGTCTCCTCCGCCGCGGCGCACGCCGACCCCCTCTTCGCCGAGAACGTGTGTCCGAGCACCACGGTCAGCACCCGGGCGCATCTGTCCTGGGGTGCCGGACCACGCCAGTGCCCGGCGCGTGAGCTCGCGTCGACGGTGGCGTCGGTCGGCGTGGGCCGGCTGTTCGAGCGGTTCTCCCACCTGGACCTCGCCCTCCCCGTCGACCAACTGCCATGGCGCTCCTCGCCGTTCATGCGCGGCCTGCGGTCACTGCCCGTCCGGTACGAACTCGCCCCGGTGCCCGAGCGACGCTTGGCGTACGACCAGGCGGGCCCGTCGGCCGAGACGGAACTCCCGGACCCGTCGGCACGGCAGCGTTCGTCGCTGTGGCGCTATCTGACGGGGCTGATCCGCACCGGCCGCTGA
- a CDS encoding NAD(P)/FAD-dependent oxidoreductase: MREGDVVVIGGGYAGVRLARRLDETARVTLVDRKDVFFHRIASLRAGVHPEWTVTPFIPYDRLLRNGRIAVGKAVRIDTAERQVVLASGERLPYDVVVIATGADYPEPARFAGTTVEEAAQSFAEHQRSIAAADHLLVVGGGPSGVELAAEIRLARPDARVTLAHSGPALLHATGSERAGKRARAWLESHDVDVRLDSFMSPGNDFGTYRDARGHVIEADRSFWATGTTPNTFWLRMAGHSDWLNDSGHVRVDRTLRVEGRPDVFAVGDVNDVSELKITPVALAQADLAVHNIRAYLQSSGKHRRRPRFYRPIHRTPLVVPFGPADGVTMVPVPGGETAVLGGRTATLAKAKTLLTPYMRRQLGYTAA, from the coding sequence GTGCGCGAAGGCGACGTAGTGGTGATCGGCGGCGGCTACGCGGGCGTACGGCTGGCGCGACGACTGGACGAGACGGCGCGGGTCACGCTGGTGGACCGCAAGGACGTCTTCTTCCACCGTATTGCCTCCCTGCGGGCGGGAGTGCACCCCGAATGGACGGTCACTCCGTTCATCCCGTACGACCGGTTGCTGCGCAACGGCCGCATCGCCGTGGGCAAGGCGGTCCGTATCGACACCGCCGAGCGGCAGGTTGTCCTGGCCTCGGGTGAACGCCTCCCGTACGACGTGGTGGTGATCGCCACCGGCGCCGACTACCCGGAACCGGCCCGGTTCGCCGGCACGACCGTCGAGGAGGCGGCCCAGTCGTTCGCCGAGCACCAGCGGAGCATCGCCGCCGCGGATCATCTCCTCGTCGTCGGCGGCGGGCCCTCCGGCGTCGAACTCGCCGCCGAGATCCGCCTGGCCCGGCCCGACGCCCGGGTCACCCTCGCCCACTCGGGGCCGGCGCTGCTCCACGCCACGGGCAGCGAACGCGCCGGGAAAAGGGCCCGTGCCTGGCTGGAGTCCCACGACGTGGACGTCCGGCTCGACTCCTTCATGTCGCCCGGCAACGACTTCGGCACCTACCGCGATGCCCGCGGCCATGTCATCGAGGCCGACCGCTCCTTCTGGGCCACGGGCACCACCCCCAACACGTTCTGGCTGCGCATGGCCGGCCACAGCGACTGGCTGAACGACTCCGGTCATGTGCGGGTCGACCGCACCCTCCGGGTCGAGGGACGGCCGGACGTGTTCGCGGTCGGCGACGTGAACGACGTCAGCGAACTCAAGATCACTCCTGTCGCCCTCGCCCAGGCGGACCTCGCCGTCCACAACATCCGTGCCTACCTTCAGAGTTCGGGCAAACATCGCAGGCGTCCGCGCTTCTACCGCCCGATCCACCGCACCCCGCTCGTCGTGCCGTTCGGCCCTGCCGACGGAGTGACCATGGTGCCCGTGCCAGGCGGCGAGACCGCGGTTCTCGGGGGCCGTACCGCCACCCTGGCCAAGGCCAAGACCCTCCTGACCCCGTACATGCGGCGCCAGCTCGGATACACGGCTGCCTGA
- a CDS encoding WecB/TagA/CpsF family glycosyltransferase, translated as MSERRTLFGVELDPLTMDETVERCLEAVRDDRQLEIGVVNAAKLVNMRRDQRLADAVSGCDLVVADGQAVVWAGRVLRAPLPERVAGIDLFLRLLAEAESAGISVYFLGAKEEVLEEMLRRVADRFPGLKVAGSRNGYFDDSQQEAIAGAIAESGARMLFLGMTSPKKEIFTAAYGIRTGARVVHGVGGSFDILAGITKRAPETWQRLGVEWLYRALQEPRRLGRRYLTTNAAFVLMTAREFIRPTPSPATANRSH; from the coding sequence ATGAGCGAGCGCCGGACCCTGTTCGGGGTCGAGCTGGACCCGCTGACCATGGACGAGACCGTCGAGCGCTGCCTCGAAGCCGTCCGTGACGACAGACAGTTGGAGATCGGCGTCGTCAACGCCGCGAAACTGGTGAACATGCGGCGCGACCAGCGGCTCGCCGACGCCGTGTCCGGCTGCGATCTCGTCGTCGCCGACGGACAGGCCGTGGTCTGGGCCGGCCGGGTGCTGCGCGCCCCGCTGCCGGAACGGGTCGCCGGTATCGACCTGTTCCTGCGGCTGCTGGCCGAGGCCGAGTCGGCGGGTATCTCCGTGTACTTCCTCGGCGCCAAGGAAGAGGTGCTGGAGGAGATGCTGCGCCGGGTGGCCGACCGCTTCCCCGGCCTGAAGGTGGCCGGCAGCCGCAACGGCTACTTCGACGACTCCCAGCAGGAAGCCATCGCCGGCGCGATCGCCGAGAGCGGCGCCCGGATGCTGTTCCTCGGCATGACCTCGCCGAAGAAGGAGATCTTCACCGCCGCTTACGGGATACGCACCGGCGCCCGCGTCGTGCACGGCGTCGGCGGCTCCTTCGACATCCTCGCGGGGATCACCAAGCGCGCCCCCGAGACCTGGCAGCGGCTGGGAGTCGAGTGGCTCTACCGCGCGCTGCAGGAGCCGCGCCGCCTGGGCCGGCGCTACCTCACCACCAATGCCGCCTTCGTCCTCATGACGGCCCGGGAGTTCATCCGGCCCACCCCGTCACCCGCTACCGCGAACAGGAGCCACTGA
- a CDS encoding acyltransferase → MSSRIQPTAQVDETATIGDGTTVWDLAQIREDARLGTGCIVGRGAYVGPGVRIGDNVKLQNYALVYEPAVLGDGVFVGPAAVFTNDYFPRSVDPEGRLKRGGDWEAVAVVVDEGASLGARSVCVAPVRIGRWALVAAGAVVTRDVPDFALVVGVPARRIGWVGRAGVRLGEREGEPGVWECPETSALYDEKDGELVERA, encoded by the coding sequence GTGAGCTCCAGGATCCAACCGACCGCGCAGGTCGACGAGACGGCCACGATCGGCGACGGGACGACGGTCTGGGATCTGGCCCAGATACGCGAGGACGCCCGGCTGGGCACCGGGTGCATCGTGGGCCGGGGAGCGTATGTCGGCCCGGGGGTGCGGATCGGCGACAACGTGAAACTCCAGAACTACGCGCTGGTCTACGAGCCCGCGGTGCTCGGCGACGGGGTGTTCGTCGGCCCGGCGGCGGTCTTCACCAACGACTACTTCCCGCGCTCGGTGGACCCGGAGGGCCGGCTGAAGCGCGGTGGCGACTGGGAGGCCGTCGCGGTGGTCGTCGACGAGGGGGCGTCGCTGGGGGCCCGTTCGGTGTGTGTGGCGCCGGTGCGCATCGGGCGCTGGGCGCTGGTCGCGGCGGGCGCCGTGGTGACCCGGGACGTGCCCGACTTCGCGCTCGTGGTCGGCGTACCGGCGCGGAGGATCGGCTGGGTCGGCCGGGCCGGCGTACGGCTCGGCGAGCGGGAAGGCGAGCCGGGCGTGTGGGAGTGCCCCGAAACGAGCGCGCTGTACGACGAGAAGGACGGCGAACTCGTCGAGCGCGCGTAA